The Prunus dulcis chromosome 3, ALMONDv2, whole genome shotgun sequence genome segment TCGCACTCGAGTTCGAGTCCCCTCCTTCATAATTAGACTAATTTATAGtagattatcgcttgtataaaaaataaaaaaaaaattaaagagtcACATAACTAATCACATGAATAGATTATATACAAGATATATATGAACATGTTATATGTAAATTTTCCTCGCTTGAATGTAAAATCCACTTGTCCACAAAAATGAGAGACAACGTTGCTTTTAGACTCATGTTGACGAGAACCCAAAAAGTATGTAGCATTTACTCATACGATGTTGTGGCCTTTTGATCAGATAACAACATCTTGGTGACAGTATCTTTTGATCATATAATAACTTCAACCCAACTTATCAATGTCTATGCTCAAAAGCGTATGTGATGTAACTgttgattatatatatgtgggaGGACTATGATTGTAATTAAAGGTTTTTAGGCCTACGACAACTGCGGAAATATAATCCAAATAAATACAGGAATTCCACAATGCTGAATCCTGGTCAAAAGGCTCACCCCAAGTTATAGGGCAAGACGTGTTATGGCCCAAAACCATGATCAGAATGAAATGTGTGAATGGCTTCCACGTGGCATCACACATGTCGAGCATTCAGTTGACCCAACGTCCTATAAAAACCCTACCCAATTGTGAGATATTCATCATTAGCAAACCAAATTCGAATTATTAAAACTTCATCTGAATTTCAAGCgtttttttaagaaaacaaagcaagaagaaaatggCTGACAACTCTCAGAAGATGAGCTACCACGCTGGAGAGGCCAAGGGCCAAGCTCAGGTAATTAGCTCACCTATTATTCTCCATTTGTTTTTGCTTATTTATTCTGTTTccattaaatatattatatttatatgtgaaTGTGCATTGAGATTGATGTGGGGTGTTTTGTATTGGATAATTTTGGATTTAACAGGAGAAGGCCAGTGGGATGATGGATATGGCTAACAATGCAGCCCAATCTACCAAGGAGACAATGCAAGATGCTGGTCAGAATGTGCAGGCCAAGGCTCAGGGAGCTGCTGATGCAGTCAAGAATGCCACTGGCATGAACAAATGAATCTGCTCATGATGATAATCATTTTCATGACTTTTAATGACTTTATAGATGATAAAACTTtgattgagttttttttttttttttttggtcgaactttgatttttgtagacttttatgtaatttgtttttctttcttacctTCCATTTCgatgaaggaattgaaaattgcatagaattctaaaataacACAATTTAGATTTCAATTGGTTTAATTTATGTCAATTAATAATTTCGGTGTTCGAATTTatgtatgtcgaattttgcaaaaaacagaaatttcaGGGAAAACGAATTTCTTCCACTCAATAGAAATGGTGAAACGTTTCTTTTGGTTGAAATTAAACTCGGAAATTTTGAGTGCTTAAGTTTCGTACTTAAGTTGCCAAACAATGGAAATATCAAATCATACTCTTCAATTCCTGACTTTTACCTAAACCCCGAGTTATTTTCGTCCATCTAAATAGAGGGTAACAGAGTAGTATCGACTTCTAAATAGTATCGTTTGATCATGATGAATTAAGTCATGAGATCTATataaccaaaataattattcaCGTAGAGATTGATGAAAATCAATTATGAAAATGCCAAAGTAATTGCATTGTTTCTTCTAACAAAGATAACATGGTCCCCTTGTTGTTCTAGAGGACGTCATAAATAAATTCTAATCATGGCAGTGTTTATTCAAACTAGTAACATATCTATTATAACCAAACGTGTTGAGATCCAAGTATCACCTTTGCCCTAAGGTCTTTAAAGGCagttaaattaaaacatgtaAAGATCGCCTGACCAAcatccaaccaaaaaaaaaagaagtgcaGTACCTCTCTTGTATCtcgcaaaagaaaaaagaagatagaAATGAATGGAATGGTAAGGTACGAAGAAGAAGGATGTTGGTTCAATTTGGACGCCAGAACCACAAATAGCATTCGCCAACAACCTATAGCTTCACAGAGTTAATATCATAAAGTCATTAGGAGTCTTTAGTGAGTTAGCAGACTTTTTTACCCACAAAAGtccataattttattttttttaatcatttaacGAAGTCAttaaaagtcattaacttttttttaatacaaccAAACATTAATGACATTTAAAAAGTTACAATTGAATATATTTACTTGTGAGATTGAGACCCAATTCGTTGGATTTGAGACTCTTTCATCTCTGATTTCTAAAGGTCTTGTTTGGAAATATCCACCAGTTGACCATACACATTTAAATGCACTCACGTCAAGATACAAGACTCCAGAAATCAGAGATACAAGATAATCAAACCAACACAAAAAAAGACATAATGTGAATGAACTTGGGATACCTTTCAAGTAGAAAAACTCATATAGAGCTGGTGtatgc includes the following:
- the LOC117622432 gene encoding stress-induced protein KIN2-like; the protein is MADNSQKMSYHAGEAKGQAQEKASGMMDMANNAAQSTKETMQDAGQNVQAKAQGAADAVKNATGMNK